Within Cucumis melo cultivar AY chromosome 4, USDA_Cmelo_AY_1.0, whole genome shotgun sequence, the genomic segment ttaaatttttgaaaatttatttaaatacgAACACAATTTGCAGCTACTGTCAAATAAAACATGACTCGCATCAAACTAAACAATGGATGTTGATTTTTGTACGAAACAGGTGTTAAATCAAGTAATGTTGCTACATGTGGGCTCGGTGCAGTCCAGgttaaattttaagaatttcCTTGTACAAATTATTACATCCATTCTCTGTTCCCAATTTGGTATTGACATGGAATTTCACGTCTTATAGGTTATTGCCACTGCGGTGACGACATGGCTGGTTGACAGAGCAGGCCGTCGAATTCTCCTCATTGTaagttttattctttttttttccaggTTTGAGGTGTCaatatcaaatattaaaatgttCGATCTCTAGATTTCACGAAATTGCcaactaaaatataaatagatatttcttaaaaaaaaacaaacattttacagtttttttaaacaagttaaaatttactatttacataatttttatattaatattattatatttttttgtttatttttgtaAACATTTTTACAACACGATggaattttcttttctattattcaGGTCAATGTTGAactaaaaaatgttgaaatctCGATTAAATTTAGGCtctacaaaatatataatagtaactgtgatttgatttttttttttttttcttttaggtgTCCACAGCTGGAATGACGTTTAGTCTTTTGATTGTTTCCGTAGTCTTCTTCCTGAAGGTAAAAGAATTTAAGGGTTGTATTTTATTACCACAAAACTATAAAATAACATCTCTAACACGTCTTTCTTACGATTTTAAATTTGTGACAGGATCTTACCTCCGAAACATCCAGTTTATATAATATTCTGAGTATTTTATCAGTTGTTAGTGTCGTGGTATGTTTATTTCTAAGCAGCACTAAATACAATTTGATTTCTAGAGTATTTCCCCATAGAAATGTTCATCCACCTGTTTCTTTCCTTCAGGCCCTGGTGGTATTCTTCTCTCTGGGTCTTGGGGCTATTCCATGGGTTATAATGTCTGAGGTACCATCACTCTCATTCATGTTTGTATTACGTTTCGTTCTTTAGACAACATATGCTGTTTGACCGTTGCCCATGTCTTACTCTAAAAAAGAATTATGTCTACTTGGGTTGCAAGGGTTGATACCACATCCCCATAACATCGTGATTTGCATAGTTGATTGTAAACTGTAATTATAATTCTAGTTGTCTAAGAAGGGAAAAAAACTGCTGCAGATTCTTCCCATCAATATCAAGGGTCTTGCAGGCAGCATGGCAACACTAGCTAACTGGTTCATCGCTTGGTTGGTCACAATGACTGCAAACTTGCTTTTGGAATGGAGCAATGGAGGTTTTCTCCCTCttcccttctctctctctcgatATTTAAATTGGCATTAGATAAAGTTTCACGTCATGCTGCTGCTATTTTTGTTGCAGGAACATTTGCCATCTACATGTTGGTGAGTGCATTCACAATGGCATTCGTTATACTTTGGGTCCCCGAGACAAAAGGAAGAACACTGGAAGAAATACAGTTCTCCTTCAGATAAAAAGGTTTGATGTTGGTGACCTGCCTGTTGGAAAGCAACCCTATTTATCACTTTGCAACTCAACCTAGAGAACAATGCACTGCAGAATAGTAAATATGGATTTTCCCCCTCAATATACAAAAATGTCTGTGCCTTGAAGCCCCAACTCTTTGAAATTCCCTTTTGTGTTGCAAAACCCTTGAAGTGGTTACCCTAATTATTTGATTGGTTCGTCAATTCAAGCATTTTGGTCCACACATCGTCCCTCCATTCATTTTCTAAATAGTGGCATACTACATATACAATCAATTAGTTTCTGAGTGGAAATATGTTCATACCTACAACCTTTCAAGATTTGCAAAGaccttttattaaaaaaagaaacaatacaaataaacaaaaagttgaTCTTAATTCTCAACAACAGGTGGTTCAACTATAAAGTGAGAATATGAATTCACAAGAGATACAACATACAAGTTTGTTCTTAAATTTTTAGCTGAAAACTACTAATACAAATAATAGTTTTGTGTTACCGAATTCCACAAGCAAGAATAATAGATTGACAGGTTAGGCTGAGTCTTTCTCATTGGAAAGGAAAGAAATGTTGATTAGAAAAAAAGTTAAAGGTGAAATGTAATATTATTCATATCACCTACATGGCTTCCTTCAAGAGCTTCTCAGTCAAAGCCTTGGGAAGACCCATCACACTATCCGTCGTCCCTACCTGTAGAGATCCAAAGTCGGAGTTATTGTCATCTGTATGATGTAATTTCAGTTTCATGATATCTACGTGTGTATATTTGTGTTGTATGAGCTCTCTCGCTATCACATACACGCATGCCATGCACacatcatattcatggaattcAGACCACTGGGAATGGATCTATAGGAATATGTTATTCAAGGTTCAGATGCGACCAATGATGCAAGTAAATGAATGCAAGCAGGAGAGATATATCATCAGCTTGAGGTAATTGTCAATAGGAAAGAAAGCTAACCACTTCTTTCACATAGGGTAAAATCAAAGGATGCTCGATAATCAGCCCTCCAGCGACATAGAGCACAGTCCCCTCCTCGACCtgaaatgtaaaagaaaagaaaaaaacaaaacaagatGAAAAAAGATACAATGTTCTATTTTTCCAATGAAAACACGACCAGCTGTGAAGTGAAATCCCTACCAGCTTGTCGATGACTTCATCGGGTATTTCATTGAAAAAGATCTGCAAGAGCACATGTCAACATTGAACAGCAtaaggaaacaaaaaaaaaagtgtggTATTGAAGTCCATGTTTGAGagaatttaaaatcataaacatCACTGAACCACTCTAAAGTACATTTTTAATCactcaaaataaatttaatagtAAATTTTACACTTGTAAATGaaagttgcatatcataagggtTAAAAACATGTTTGATAGAGGTTTCAAAATGTGAAAAAGTGATTTTAACCATTTCATAATTACTCCCAAACATGTCCTAAAACAAAACCAAAGTCTTCTACAAGTCTCATCTAGATAGAGAACAGGAACTCCTTCCTCTTTAGTAAAAAAAAGTATCTTGTACCTATTCTGGTGGTCCACAGCAGAGCACATACCAATCGAGTTATCTTGTAGAAGAATTCTATCTTAGGTCTATGAAAGTAGGATATGTCCAATTTGTTTAGTAAATTAAAATGTAGCAGTCTCAATGATCTCTTTTTACGTTAATATAATATAGAGAAAATATCGAGAGAACAAGAACTAGATAACGAGAAATAAAAGATCAACAGATAAACAAACTTGTATTTATATTTACCTCTACTCGATCCCATTCCCCTTTCCTAAATCCTGTTTTGAGGTTTGTAACGAGTACAGATCCAAGTGTGGCTGCATGCCCTCCTGAATAATCTGCTAATTTTTTATTGAACAATGGCATGCAGaagtagaaaagaaaattgaaattcaTAACTATTATATAAACAAACCTTTCAAAAATTGTCGTGCTTCCTCCTTGCTGGCTGGTTTTTCTCTGATGACACCTTCATAGATCACCACCTCCACATCAATTACCAATAGAAGTAAGAAAATATGTCTAAGAGGAACTTTGCAAACAGAACAAGGTGTCGTTATGGCATAAGTTATCACAAAAACACCATTTATGCATTGAGGATACAGTTGACAACAGGTCTATGAATAAAAATATAACACGAGAATTGTTCCATCAACTTCTATCTCAAGTTAAATGGGTACAACCCAGGCAGGCACAACGAGTGGCAGCAGGTTTTTCACATGGGAATGGGAATATATTTAATCTCATTATTGGTGAAGGAGCCAGAGACTTAGGAAAGACCCACAAGCATCAACTTGTCATTATCGGCTGGATTCAAGCAAGTTTCTCAAAAGTCACAAAATATAAAGAAATATAAAGAAACAGATGTTAGATACGAAAATCATTCTAATCATCGTTAAGTAGAAAATTAAGAAATCACTTAAAACATATAAAATTGGACACATATGTCAAAGGACTTGATATATATACTTGATCAGAAGTAATCAACAGTGTTGGCTCTGCATCCTTCATAAAATCATCCGTGGAAAGTCTTCCTAAGATGGCATCTGCCTGACAATAAATATCCATCAGCTAAGAAATAAACCAACGCAAACTACTACCACAACCAAACCCAATACTAAAATTGTGAAAATGGAAGAAGCTTTGGCATGATGCAGTTACACTTTGGACTTGAAAGAGTAACAAAAAAGTTGCACACTGAAACAGATTAATTCCGAGGAAACACATCCTAACTTAAAGCGGGCTGTTGTAACTGTATCCTCAATTTATAAATGACACCACGTGATACAAGCCATCTTCACCATATCGTTCAACAGAGATAATAATGACTGACACCAACATAGGAAAACATACTGTGTCGGCAGCAATCAAAACTGTTTGTTCTGCTTCCTTTTCATGTGTATCAATGTTTTGTAAATTGGATATGATGGCATCAGCCTGAGATGAAGCTCTTGTCCAAttaatacaagatgctcatgcAAAAGTAATCACATGCCAATTTACTTCATATAGAAACTTAAAAGGggaaatgaaaaattacaaacaGATGCAAAAGAGATTAGTGTGGCCACATTTCTAGCTCATTAGCTTTGAATCCACGTCCCTGGCTTGAAGGGTTAGTCAAATGACTCAAATCTACCACTTTTGTACTCTATTTGTTCTTCACTGTTGAAGCGTAATATCCAAACTATGCAAATCATTGCATCCACTATAGGATGGTTCTAGAAATATTATGCAGCTAACAGAAGTTTTTAAATCCTAGATGTCATGTTAGCTTGGAACAAACGACAAATTCTATatctaaaatcatttttatgACAGTGTTCACGAGGCACAAGCAATTTACAATAGGGGACCAATATAACATGCAGCAATTTTTCAGTCACAGAATATGGTGATTGGTGAAGCACAAATTAATCGCAAGATGACACCTAACCTTTGCTTCTGCAAGAGCCACAACCAACTCTTCCGGCTTTTCTTTGCGTATGGCCTTCTCATCAATATCTGCAGACTTCATtttgggagagagaaaaaggtAAACATTCTGAGGAGGGGGAGTTTTCAGGTCATGTAAGTAAATCTAGGTAGAGAATATACCATAATGGTGAATTCATAACCCATCTCAGATAATATCTTCCTACGTGCCACTGAAGATGATCCCAAAATTATCTGTCAAACAGAACCCGTTAAAATAAAAACACTATCACAGACACCACACCACATTGGTTAAGAGCATTCTTACACACAGCAAAGTTTAGCAAACCCACGAGTTTGTATTTAAAATAGAGGAAAATTTTAATCCACATATTGGCTTTTTTTTATTGATGAAAAGATTAGACATCTAGAAAATCATCCCTTTTTCGTCCAAAATCTGATGAAGACATCAATGAAATGTGAACTGATCATCAATAAGTAACAGAAATTGACAGCATTACGAATACTATCGATAATTAAATGCTGaataattttttcttaataCGAACAGTTCTTCACAATGTTTGGAGATGCCGTGATATTTATAAGAATATTCTCAACATTTCCCAAATAGAACCTTCCTTCAGTCTGGAGTATGCAATTGCAACAGTATTTTGACTTGAACTATTGTAATCAGTATCTAGATAAATACTAAACAAATGACGTTCTACAACTTCGACTGATGTTTTTGTCAATCTGAATGAGGTGGACGATTTTAAACATTCCACCCTCAGTAACGTCCTACTTTCTTTCCAAGTGGAAGTCGTtgcaaatttaaaaaacaaaacaaaacgagAAGACTCAGCTCAACGTTGAGCTCTAGAAAACAACGAATATCTACAGGCAACCGACATCGTTTCTTCTAAAAGGCAAGTAAATATCTGCTACATATCGGTAACCGGAGTCGACATATCGATTCCACGAAAGCAGACTCGAAGAATCTTATCATATGAACAGCCGAAAAACGAGCAAACAGTTTGAAAACGACTTCCTGAACTTTAACACAGGGTGCAGGAgatggaaaaaaatgaaaaagatggATTCGTGGATGAGAGATTGTACGCCTCCGGCGATTTCGGTTTGATGAAAGCCGGAAAAGGACAGAAAATTCAACCGTGGAAGGAGGAAAGATTGAAAACGGAGCGTACCTTAAACGAAGACGAAGTAGCATCCATGACTCCCTGCTTCAACGATGATTTAGAAAGTTGAAGTTCGTAATTGATGAATATTGAATGGTGCGATCACTCCCAACTTCACTACCTTCTACCGGCGGGGCGGGACGAAACTTTATCTTCGGACTCTTCGGGTCTCTGAATTTGAACCAATTCTTGTGGGCTTTTAAACGGGCTTCAATGCAATTGCAAAATGGGCTATTCTCCCAATTTCAGCCCATGATACATTGGAGTCGGGAGAATCGGAGATAATTGAGTTGGATCGTGCAAAATTTAGAAGTTTTGtttgaaccaaaaaaaaaaaaaaaaaaaaaaaatggttttaacTATTTTAGTCTAAATAGGATGTcttaaatttttcataaatgtcatgaacttcaattttaaaatataaaataaagaaagtaGACCAAAATATACATTTATTAAATATACTATGAAAATATGATAtgtaatttattatattatgttaatattataatcaaaattgtctcataattatttttcttttagtgaTTTTGTTCAAAAATTCTTCGCATTGTGATCTCTAATTCAATTTTTGATCTCTATGTCCAttctttcttatttcttttatctctttcaaATTTTTTCCGGTAACTAAGGGTAAAATTTGTTAGGGTATATAAACAAATTcacattaattataaatattttttatttttgaaaaaatatataatataataaaaaaaattattttatatcgATGTATCTTATAACTTACCTATTTAatgtattaaataaataatatttttatttttatttaattttaggatATCATTTATTAGATATCCATTTTAAATATGGTATAAAATTAAGGTAATTATGGTAAGAATATATTGAAGAATTTccacaaaattatttaatttacgTTGATTGAACATCATCCGGGCATTCTATTTTTGCTTTCTTCGTCCATCTTTCCAAAGTCATAACTGATCACTCTCTTCATCCGATTTCTCTCCTTTTTGATCTCTCTCCGTTCTATCTTTCTTATTCTGGTCATTTCCTTCAAGTTATCCCACGAGTGCatatttcttttatattattaattatgtgtATGAAATTTTGACATATAGAATGTCGGTTTAATTTTTCGTTGAAGTTTTCGATCAATAAAAATGCTAGTGAATGAAGTTTCATGTCATCTCCTTCAACTAATTGTTTCATGTTGTTAACTCTATTCCTTAAATTGTGAATTATAGTATAGTCAAGTATATAATCCATATATTTTCcctttcatatttaaatattattgtaCTATGATTATTATATACCTtgcatatttaaaataattgtgtGTTGTGATCATTATATACATTTGCATATTTTGTATATAACCATAAAACCTTATTTATCGGAACTCCTCGTCGAAATAAGGGCGGAACTCGTCTGCTTAAACTTGTCAAAAATCACATGCTCTACCTGCTAGATTTACACAGAAAATGGAAGAACGTTCTTCCTTGTAGATTTTGGACTGAAGAAGACCACTATTTGGAAGTTTCTTCAACAAGgaaagttttcttgaaatttgaATCACTATAACTGTTCGCACGTCTTAATTTTCTTATGCGATGGTCCactttccttattttatttattttattttttaaaatatattattaatattagagGTGGATAGTTTAGTCGTTTGAGCTCTACATTTATGTCAAATTGAACCATTAgaaaatttattaaaagtatGACAATATTGGATCTATGTTGTAACACTCCTATATATATAGCAGTTAAAACCCCTTGAATAAAATGGcaaaaatgatttaaaattataaaaattagcaaaaagaatttaaataatAGGAACGATAATTAGTAATGACTAAACTTTACTAAAGACAACTAAGTCTGAGTATAGATaaatttttcctaaattttcaAGAACTTTATTTAACTTTACAATCTTCGAAGATTGTGAAAGCCACTATTGTTATTCTctctaaaatttcttattttcattctttttatcTTGTTCTTGAAATAGTTCTTATTGTATTGTGAGGATTAATTATTGTGAGTTTAAAATtgtatactcactcttttagAGAGTTTTCTTTTGTGTGATTTAAAACTTCAACCTATTGTGACGATTGGATCCTAACCCTTTGAAAGGGTGGAGTTTGCTCTTGAACATGAAAAAGGAGAAAGTAATGATATAGACTCTAATCCGTGGAAAGAGTCAAAAAAAGGTCTTCAATCAAAATCCCAAGAGGTGCATGGAAAAGTGGATGTATATCGAGTTTGATTGAACAACTGCAATTTAATACCCTTTTACATACTTTTTATCAATCTTGACATAATTTAgacttatttgttaaaaaatttaattaaaccctATTCACCCCATCTAAGGTTGCCGTCCAACATCACTGATAGAGACCATAAGAGTCTACCGATAAAGGTCTATCACTGAAAGATTTTACTACATTTACAATTTGTTTAAATTATTGGtacatacttaattattattcctcAAATCATTACCCATTATGATTATCCTTTAAACTATTGTGCACAGATGATCAAATGGGCTTAGAAAAAAGGGTTAATTTGGCTCAACGTCACACCAGCTTGATCGTCCTTAACTTGTCatattatatatttcacacaTGATAGAAGTCACATGGGACAAGAAAAGGATATTTCACACATGATAGAAGTCACATGGGCCTAGAAAAGGAGAGTTAACTTGACCTAAAGCCAAAATCAACCCAATTGGCCTCGGCTAGGTCGAGCCTAATAAATCAAACATTTTTTCAATATGTATTGGAGAATCCTCATGAGAGAAGGATTCAACCACCAACTTATAATTAGTAATGAAGAAGAGAGATAAAGGAGGTAAAATGTATCTTCATTCCTAACGTCATGCTAAAACAAATATTCATACTTTCCAACTTAAACATCAAAGTTGTGGCCTACACCATACCAATGTACAACTCTAGCTAGCGTACTAGTCCTCTTCTTctccaaaataaaaatttgtcatTATTGTCACTTTGATGTCAAAccacatatttttttttttaattttgacatTGTGCAATTTATTCTCAAAATTAGAGGGTTGAATACTCTCTTTTTTAGTATAGGAGATGAGTACTCTAGTTTCTTTTGAACTAAAACATTACATGATTAAAATACGGggaaatatcaatttatacctCTAAACTTTGGAGGTAGTATCAATTCAATTCTAAACTTTCAtaagtatttttaaataaaaaataattgacgatttaggatttaaattgatataattattagtttgagttgaattataaattaatataattataggTTCACAtataaattgatatatatatatatattttttttttgtttaaatagtCCTTTCCACGGCGGACATAATAATCAATGTTgcaattataataataacataatagAGAAACTCTTACTTGTTCGagtttattgatttattttttattaatattatttggAGTTCAACAACATAGTAAACTCAACCCCGGTGATCCTTTCCTCCAATTTTATGTGTTTTAAACTATATTAAAGggtatttatttaatataaaacaAATTTGGAGGAGAGTTGATAAAAGATAAAAACTAGAAATTACAATTGAAGATGGGTGAAGAAAATTAAAACTACGTAAGCTACattatttcataaatatttgtTGGTTGGAAATTTAGGTGGAGAAAAAGTTAATGGAGAGATAGAAATATAGAACTCTGGTCTTTCCCACATTCCTACTTCAATTCAATTGTAGACTCCTCATCCTGCATTATTCACATAAACCCATTACaatttaaatcaatttttgactaattttaaataaaccATAACTTGGACTTtgattttgtatatatatatatatatatataaaaaaaatattattacaaataataaatatgacaacaaaagttcaaatattgatatttctgaGTAGTTTTTCCTTGAAATACTCATTAAAACTTTGGCTACATTTGGGAAACAGAGAACAAAATTTTGAGTGCAAAAGTTTTGTTGTTGTCCTCGTtgttgttattaatttttcaaaacaagaaaacaaattATAATTACCAAGTGGATTTTAGAAATACAGTACACAAAAAATTGAAAGTcgaattaaaaattaaaaaaaaaaataaaaataaaaaaattgggGCATTTTACTTTAGTTACCTCTGTTCTTGGTCAAGAAAGCAAAATCCCCTGGCGGCAGGTCCGGACCTTCTGTAATTAGGGAAAGGAACTTGGCCGGTTTCGATCTTGTTCACATCTTCAACCAACCTTTCGTAGTGTCGTTTCACTTCCTCCGCCGTCTTGCCCCCGACGGCTCTTGCCAGATTCTGCCACCGCTCCGGCGTGTCTTTGTCGTAGATGGCTAATGCATTTTCAAACACTTTGTTCTGTTTCGCCGTCCAATTGGATCCAGACCCCATCCtccttaaaaaataaaatcaaatcaaaatcaCAACTCCCCCTCCTACACACTCtcaaattttctctctcttttttgcTGCCATTTTCTGATGGTTTCCTTAAATACTAATTCTAATTACACAAACCGAATTTTATGGGCAAGTGGGTTCAACTTCGACCTTATTTGCCTTTTACCTGTTGCTTTCCACGGAAAACACgctctctttttttatttacttatttattttgaCAATATTGGTTATCATTTTGTTTTACgttttaagtttaaatttacAGCTTTAGTGTAAGTTTTGTTCATTTCAAAGTTTATACACTTCACTTCTCCTAACCCTACAAATTTCATCTTCTTAATTAGACATTTGATTTCCTCGCTTCCGATAGATAGATAGAATAACCACAGCTGGATTTTAGTGTTTATCAATTATAGATCTTTATAAATAGACACTCACAAAAACATACGAGTGGTTACTTATATTATTGATATaagcattttttttatatattcgataaatgttttagtttattttg encodes:
- the LOC103503944 gene encoding uncharacterized protein LOC103503944 isoform X6; the encoded protein is MDATSSSFKIILGSSSVARRKILSEMGYEFTIMSADIDEKAIRKEKPEELVVALAEAKADAILGRLSTDDFMKDAEPTLLITSDQVVIYEGVIREKPASKEEARQFLKGGHAATLGSVLVTNLKTGFRKGEWDRVEIFFNEIPDEVIDKLVEEGTVLYVAGGLIIEHPLILPYVKEVVGTTDSVMGLPKALTEKLLKEAM
- the LOC103503944 gene encoding uncharacterized protein LOC103503944 isoform X5 produces the protein MDATSSSFKIILGSSSVARRKILSEMGYEFTIMSADIDEKAIRKEKPEELVVALAEAKADAIISNLQNIDTHEKEAEQTVLIAADTVVIYEGVIREKPASKEEARQFLKGGHAATLGSVLVTNLKTGFRKGEWDRVEIFFNEIPDEVIDKLVEEGTVLYVAGGLIIEHPLILPYVKEVVGTTDSVMGLPKALTEKLLKEAM
- the LOC103503944 gene encoding uncharacterized protein LOC103503944 isoform X1 yields the protein MDATSSSFKIILGSSSVARRKILSEMGYEFTIMSADIDEKAIRKEKPEELVVALAEAKADAIISNLQNIDTHEKEAEQTVLIAADTADAILGRLSTDDFMKDAEPTLLITSDQVVIYEGVIREKPASKEEARQFLKDYSGGHAATLGSVLVTNLKTGFRKGEWDRVEIFFNEIPDEVIDKLVEEGTVLYVAGGLIIEHPLILPYVKEVVGTTDSVMGLPKALTEKLLKEAM
- the LOC103503944 gene encoding uncharacterized protein LOC103503944 isoform X2; amino-acid sequence: MDATSSSFKIILGSSSVARRKILSEMGYEFTIMSADIDEKAIRKEKPEELVVALAEAKADAIISNLQNIDTHEKEAEQTVLIAADTADAILGRLSTDDFMKDAEPTLLITSDQVVIYEGVIREKPASKEEARQFLKGGHAATLGSVLVTNLKTGFRKGEWDRVEIFFNEIPDEVIDKLVEEGTVLYVAGGLIIEHPLILPYVKEVVGTTDSVMGLPKALTEKLLKEAM
- the LOC103503944 gene encoding uncharacterized protein LOC103503944 isoform X4, whose amino-acid sequence is MDATSSSFKIILGSSSVARRKILSEMGYEFTIMSADIDEKAIRKEKPEELVVALAEAKADAILGRLSTDDFMKDAEPTLLITSDQVVIYEGVIREKPASKEEARQFLKDYSGGHAATLGSVLVTNLKTGFRKGEWDRVEIFFNEIPDEVIDKLVEEGTVLYVAGGLIIEHPLILPYVKEVVGTTDSVMGLPKALTEKLLKEAM
- the LOC103503253 gene encoding protein RADIALIS-like 3 → MGSGSNWTAKQNKVFENALAIYDKDTPERWQNLARAVGGKTAEEVKRHYERLVEDVNKIETGQVPFPNYRRSGPAARGFCFLDQEQRMRSLQLN
- the LOC103503944 gene encoding uncharacterized protein LOC103503944 isoform X3, whose translation is MDATSSSFKIILGSSSVARRKILSEMGYEFTIMSADIDEKAIRKEKPEELVVALAEAKADAIISNLQNIDTHEKEAEQTVLIAADTVVIYEGVIREKPASKEEARQFLKDYSGGHAATLGSVLVTNLKTGFRKGEWDRVEIFFNEIPDEVIDKLVEEGTVLYVAGGLIIEHPLILPYVKEVVGTTDSVMGLPKALTEKLLKEAM